The Drosophila simulans strain w501 chromosome 3R, Prin_Dsim_3.1, whole genome shotgun sequence genome contains the following window.
cttgtatcttttaGGTTTGTGCTTACTTAACCCATTATAATTGCTATAATTATAAGTTTATATGGTTCAAAGCAATTGTTTGTCAAAACTGTGACTTTGTTTAAACTTAAAACAGCGAAAGTGTTATCTGCTCCGCCAGCCCTGAGCAAACAGGGATTGCTATCTATCACTATCAAATGCCGGGCGCACGAGCAACAggttatttattaatatttacttcACTTGCGCGAACGCTGTGAGCACAAAGTAAAGAACTCTAATTGCACTCCACCAACACCAGATGCTAAATATGGCCAGCTTTATCTGAATAATCCAGTCGAGCTCACTGGATTGTAAACACGGCGCAGCCGGTCGGAATGTGCGGATTAGAGGGCCTGGCTATCtggcagacacacacatgcccATGACGATCCCAGCTCACCCAATCCGAGGAGCACTGCTCCCATGCGCGATTGGCAAATGCACCATCTTGATCGGGCGATAAGGGGCCACCAGCAAACAACGAGGCTCCACATGGGGGTCAATTGTTAtcactatatatactatatatactatatacattCGACACATTCAATTGAGCAAGAAGGCAAATTCCATCGAGTGCCAGTTAAACACGATTAGggcaataaaacaataaatggaaatcgaTATAAAAGTGGGCTAACTTTAAGGAATGACACGCGAGGCATCCGAGTATCTTTAGGTACCTTCTTTCCATTCACGAAAAACACCAAAACCGAGTTCGACATCGTGAAGTGCTATGTATCTGTAGCTCACGGTATCTCGCTGTATCTCAGTACCAATGCCTATATAAGTGTTAGCCTGCAATTACGACTCGTTTACATATATGGGTAGGTGCGTTCTTTGAATGTAAAgcgaaaacaagtttttttttcaaaattagaGAACCGACAACCTCATGTGCCCGCCGattaaaaaacaacacaacCGCCTCGCGTCGTCAACGAAAACGTAATGAATGTGCCAACGGCCAGCCGAGCAATCCATCCAAACGCCGACTTTTTTTTGTGAGATAAGACGAGTGACCGACGAATGCAGGATCGCCTACATGTGCGTGGAAATGGCCAGCAGTTCCACGATCAGCTAACTCGGATTAAAGCAGATACTCTTCCGAGATCGGTGTGGTCAGGTAGAAGAGCAATCTGTCAGATAAAACCGTTCTGATCACTATTCAGCATGGGAACTGCAGCTTTTCTATCTCGAGAATTAAGATCATAGTGATCATCATTAAGATCATAGATCGGCATAGTGAAGGGATTTATCTGTATCTTAAAGTTTTCTAGTACCAATGCCTATACTTACAATTCGTTTTCATTTATAAGTTGCGTTCCTTGAATGTAAAgcaaaaacaagtttttttacacataaatgttttttcaaacTAGGcgaataaaaagcaaacatatataaatctatatataccTTCCTAGCTATATTGCACATATATCTTCCAGATCTATAAATAATATCGAAATAGGGGTATTTCAGAGAAACGTAcatgaaatgcaattatttttcagAATATTAAGTGAAACTGGCTTTTAGATACTTTGAAAACCAAGATCCATTTTTTCAACAGTCATAGTTTTTTCACTAATAGTTTATTGgttgaaaaataaacttaCTTTTAGAtactttcattttatttttgtgaaatGACTCTCACTCAAGTAAAAAGTATACTAACTAAAGTTGTAAAAacttattgttgttttgcaaACGGTGCATTAAATAACACTTTTAAGTACCAAAACGTATTGAATATACAACTCTTAGACAGTAAAATATTGCTTTTATGTAGttgtaaaaaaaactattaagAAGTTAAAAGGTCGTTAAAATAGGTTCAATGTTCTTCAAAAGTAAACAACTAAATGTCAGCTTAAAtcgaaagcacaaaaaatcCAACAGGTTTTAGGAACCACAATCATTAAATTGATGGATTGATTTCTGTCCATTCCAAATCAAAGATGCTGGCATAATTAAATCCCTGCGAGTGGCAAGCAAACATGTTTGTCCATTAAGTTGGGTCATAAACTACTCGAAGGTAAGATTTCACttacaacatatatataatatattggCTACTATAAAGTTTGGTAACAAAAGGTTGTTTACAACACAAGGGATTTAACAATACCAGGATTACTTGGTATCCTAGAGTGAAAACAAACATCGAAGTGGTAATGAAGGATCTGACTTATGCTACGCTGACTTTAAGTCTAAGTCCCTCTCCCTTTGGGTGCCCTCATAAATGGCTTGTCGTCTCATCGCCTCacgaagttgctgctgctcgaatCTCCTGACGGACCACTGATACCTGCGGATGCCACATTGATTATTAAGTTATAAGGACGCCGTGCGGATTAAACCACAGCCACTTACCTGCAGGTCATCCAGTAGGCGATGGTGCCGCAGAAGAAGGAGCCGAAGCCCACGTGGGTGGACAGGTGGGTTCGCGAGGTGCCCAGAAAAGTCAGCAGGCCGATGCCGATTCCTCCGCTGATTCCGTAGAGAAAACTGTTACGAAAGCACGGGATCTGCGCCACATCGCGTCCGAAGATAACGAAGCTCTATGGAAGATAAAACATAGTTAACGCTTTATCAGGCACCTGCTGCCCAATCGATTTATGTAATACATACCTTGGCGGGTTCCTCGGGTTCTTCGGCCatgctgcaattgcaattttaaaagTCGAGttgcaaagcaaaacaaaacaaaagtgtgACCCTAccgtaactaaataataataccACGGACATGTTAGGGGCATTCCCACAACTGATCTCAAACTTATaaactgaaattaattaattatatattaaactaTAATTAAAAGTAGGTGTAGCCCAAATTTATAACTAAATTGTGTTGATATTCTAGCATACAACAAATAGCTTGAAACCTTTGCAACTAGTTGAATTGGCGCCTTATCGAAATCGCCCTTTATCGAACCAGAAATCGATTACTCGTATCTCACACAAGAGTGGCTCTTATAATTGCGTTTCAAGCATTAAGCAACACTGGTCGACGCTAGCAAGAAGAATTTAAtcacaatttaatttctttagttttttgggtttttatttaaattaagagcACGCACCGAATCAAAAACGCAATCAGCGCCAATCGAATTGAGTTTTCAATCAGCAGACAGTCGTCAATTAAGGCCTCTGCCAATGTGCCCCAAACATCCAGCAGTGCAACAACACCCacactaaaaacaaattttcaggTGAGTAAATTAAGAAAACACAGAATGCCCAGGTGAATTACACAAATTCAGAGTCATATATGTGGAGCACAAatgtgtgtacgtgtgtggCGCAGACTTTAAAGTCAGTCGAGAAAAACCGACTGAACATAATCAACTGGCAATGCACGACACGTAGGcagaaaagtaaaacaaatttgcagTTTGCAGAGAGTAAGGCAACGTATTATCTATATACATGTCTCTGATAATCGCTCTTAAACTCTGGGTACTCCACAGTTCTTCGCCAGATGTTCAAACGTCGCCTCGCCAGCAACCGAAACCGAATTTCCACTAGCAACCGATTCTTCCAGGCCTCCAACTGACCCAACTGAACCCGATTATGGACGTATCCGCCTCCACATCGTTTGAATCCTCGCCGGACAAGAGAAACAACACCTACGTGGGCGACAACACTTTCTATGACAGCGCCCTGGATCACCAGCTGTCCACCACGGCCTACAAGTCGTGCAATGGTAAGCAGCCAAACCTATACAAAGCCCTCAAGATCCTGAGTAGCAGAAATCCGCGATCGGAGGGCCACGTCTTCCGGGGGAATCACCCGTGCTCCCCGGAAGCAGACCAGTTTCAAGTAGAACTCCCTACATACGGGCAGGATACGGATATGGACAACAAGTTAACCGAAATGGGTCATCACAGCGCTTCCTTCACAAATCCCGAGAATATAGGAGAATCGGAAGATGACGACTTTGCTTCGAGAGCTATTTACGAGCAAAGGGACCTCATAGATGAGCACAACCAATTGTATCGCAAGGTCAATGCGCTCAAACTGAAGCTTGTTGTTCTGCAAATCCAAACAAAACATCAGAAGCAAGCGATCGGGAATCTTAAGCTGCAGAACAGCCAGAAGCTCAGCTTCAGTCAgagtataaagaaaaaaataatggaaGCAGCCCAAGAGAGTCTGCAGTCGCAAGCGCCCGATACGTTTCCCGATCACTTAATatcgcaaatatttgcgccaTTCGCAGACGACGAGAAACTTAATGATCATTTTAAGAATGTGGACTACGAACTGAAGCAAATAGTGCAGAAAATGTGCAGTCACGCCTACGAAAGCCAGAAGCCTCTCCTAAAAGACACTATCAGTGAGAAGATTAAGAAGCTCAAGCAGAGGCTTATTCAAAAGTATGAGGACCAGTTGGACAGGCAAAAAG
Protein-coding sequences here:
- the LOC6728275 gene encoding cytochrome c oxidase assembly protein COX20, mitochondrial, yielding MAEEPEEPAKSFVIFGRDVAQIPCFRNSFLYGISGGIGIGLLTFLGTSRTHLSTHVGFGSFFCGTIAYWMTCRYQWSVRRFEQQQLREAMRRQAIYEGTQRERDLDLKSA